In the Caenorhabditis elegans chromosome X genome, one interval contains:
- the F09A5.3 gene encoding uncharacterized protein (Confirmed by transcript evidence), which produces MTNLQSRYDDELKRCYCTRRNCNFSCEVASLCDGIADNILKYSFMKEVEVAFMEQDTISNVLRGGHGEWCEMFKDNANEMDAHMCFIKNSVFRAAVVMQFIYNCTMSVFRCCRNRMLHHFLIDPLGRIIPENGDYVHKIITNPRFHFARLLRSSLRILEHEIQRIEFTRECIHEFIQFLNLQLPQVGLTNKNLNQKVALEKRTDLEAIAKQHSFLWKNYKCWHNKNLNFLLTTERLMACNLCKIIRMRDMHVVVLNNWTDFSVIPAPLHPRNFESLFIKL; this is translated from the exons ATGACAAATCTTCAGTCTCGTTATGATGATGAACTTAAAAGATGCTACTGC aCCCGCCGCAACTGTAATTTCTCATGTGAGGTAGCCTCCTTGTGCGACGGTATTGCAGACAACATTCTCAAGTATTCATTTATGAAAGAAGTTGAAGTAGCCTTTATGGAACAGGATACAATCTCCAATGTGTTGAGAGGAGGCCATGGGGAGTGGTGCGAAATGTTCAAGGATaat gCAAACGAAATGGATGCTCACATGTGCTTCATCAAGAACAGCGTCTTCCGTGCGGCAGTTGTCATGCAGTTTATTTATAACTGCACCATGAGTGTATTTAGATGTTGCAgaa ATCGCATGCTTCATCACTTCCTCATTGACCCGCTTGGTCGTATTATTCCAGAAAACGGTGATTACGTTCACAAGATAATCACCAACCCAAGATTTCACTTTGCAAGGCTTCTACGTTCGTCTCTTCGTATTTTGGAGCATGAAATTCAACGCATTGAATTTACAAGAGAGTGTATCCACGAGTTTATTCAA TTTCTTAATTTGCAACTTCCACAAGTCGGTCTTACCAACAAGAACCTGAATCAAAAGGTCGCTTTGGAAAAGAGAACTGATCTAGAAGC AATTGCTAAGCAGCACagttttctttggaaaaactACAAGTGCTGGCACaacaaaaatctcaattttctacTCACCACGGAAAGATTGATGGCCTGCAACTTGTGCAAAATTATCCGCATG AGAGACATGCATGTTGTTGTGTTGAACAACTGGACCGACTTCTCTGTGATTCCAGCGCCGCTCCATccacgaaattttgaaagcctATTTATCAAACTCTGA
- the F09A5.3 gene encoding uncharacterized protein (Confirmed by transcript evidence): MKEVEVAFMEQDTISNVLRGGHGEWCEMFKDNANEMDAHMCFIKNSVFRAAVVMQFIYNCTMSVFRCCRNRMLHHFLIDPLGRIIPENGDYVHKIITNPRFHFARLLRSSLRILEHEIQRIEFTRECIHEFIQFLNLQLPQVGLTNKNLNQKVALEKRTDLEAIAKQHSFLWKNYKCWHNKNLNFLLTTERLMACNLCKIIRMRDMHVVVLNNWTDFSVIPAPLHPRNFESLFIKL, translated from the exons ATGAAAGAAGTTGAAGTAGCCTTTATGGAACAGGATACAATCTCCAATGTGTTGAGAGGAGGCCATGGGGAGTGGTGCGAAATGTTCAAGGATaat gCAAACGAAATGGATGCTCACATGTGCTTCATCAAGAACAGCGTCTTCCGTGCGGCAGTTGTCATGCAGTTTATTTATAACTGCACCATGAGTGTATTTAGATGTTGCAgaa ATCGCATGCTTCATCACTTCCTCATTGACCCGCTTGGTCGTATTATTCCAGAAAACGGTGATTACGTTCACAAGATAATCACCAACCCAAGATTTCACTTTGCAAGGCTTCTACGTTCGTCTCTTCGTATTTTGGAGCATGAAATTCAACGCATTGAATTTACAAGAGAGTGTATCCACGAGTTTATTCAA TTTCTTAATTTGCAACTTCCACAAGTCGGTCTTACCAACAAGAACCTGAATCAAAAGGTCGCTTTGGAAAAGAGAACTGATCTAGAAGC AATTGCTAAGCAGCACagttttctttggaaaaactACAAGTGCTGGCACaacaaaaatctcaattttctacTCACCACGGAAAGATTGATGGCCTGCAACTTGTGCAAAATTATCCGCATG AGAGACATGCATGTTGTTGTGTTGAACAACTGGACCGACTTCTCTGTGATTCCAGCGCCGCTCCATccacgaaattttgaaagcctATTTATCAAACTCTGA
- the mob-2 gene encoding Mps one binder kinase activator-like 2 (Confirmed by transcript evidence) codes for MSVAIGERRQPSSHLARRASVDLDDAPGCCPAKLLISNILSFATRSRRSKERTATTGTGGAAVASAADRMSKRVASASLAVRPQAKSSDLMCVCDSIDGNTVAKITSLPEGIEKREWIAHNVLGLFEHVNALCGTLSEVCTQQSCPHMSFPGTSKAIYTDERGKRQVYPAVQYIDCVITQCESMSRQEEIFPTKYGNKFNGNFEPAVKKMLSHLFHCMGHMYLKHWDVLGALQLRPQCAIVFAHIAELGRTFSLLDAKDQEQVDECVTEVRPILPVLSQTLSLDDPDHPHDGDRSSRVPSSKSGSWGGYPSPAVLSCKAYAQTC; via the exons ATGTCTGTGGCGATAGGGGAACGACGGCAGCCTTCGTCACATTTGGCACGACGAGCTTCTGTGGATTTAGACGATGCACCGGGCTGTTGTCCAGCAAAACTACTGATATCAAATATATTAAGCTTTGCAAc ccGTTCACGTCGGAGCAAGGAGAGAACCGCAACGACTGGAACGGGTGGAGCGGCAGTCGCAAGTGCAGCCGATCGAATGTCAAAACGTGTCGCGTCAGCATCGTTGGCAGTCAGGCCACAGGCAAAATCGTCGGATTTAATGTGCGTCTGCGATTCGATTGATGGAAAT ACGGTTGCCAAGATCACAAGTCTTCCAGAAGGCATCGAAAAGCGAGAATGGATTGCTCACAACGTTCTCGGACTTTTCGAGCATGTAAACGCTTTGTGTGGAACGTTATCAGAGGTGTGCACCCAACAATCGTGCCCTCACATGAGCTTTCCGGGCACGAGCAAAGCAATTTACACAGACGAACGTGGCAAGCGGCAGGTGTATCCAGCGGTGCAGTACATTGATTGTGTTATCACACAGTGCGAGTCGATGAGCCGACAAGAGGAGATTTTTCCAACTAAATATG gcaACAAATTCAACGGTAACTTTGAGCCGGCGGTGAAGAAAATGCTCAGCCACTTATTTCACTGTATGGGCCACATGTATCTGAAACATTGGGACGTGCTCGGCGCACTGCAACTTCGCCCCCAATGTGCAATTGTGTTTGCGCATATTGCAGAGTTGGGAAGGACATTCAGCCTGCTCGATGCCAAAGATCAAGAGCAAGTTGACGAATGTGTGACGGAG gtgcGCCCAATCCTGCCCGTGCTATCACAAACGTTATCTCTGGACGATCCGGACCATCCACACGACGGTGATCGTTCAAGCCGGGTTCCATCGTCGAAGAGCGGTAGTTGGGGAGGATACCCGTCACCGGCAGTGTTGTCATGCAAAGCTTATGCTCAGACCTGTTGA
- the mob-2 gene encoding Mps one binder kinase activator-like 2 (Partially confirmed by transcript evidence), which yields MTEVCVCVYVCVVEVVVYYSFYFPSSSSSSSFLPRSRRSKERTATTGTGGAAVASAADRMSKRVASASLAVRPQAKSSDLMCVCDSIDGNTVAKITSLPEGIEKREWIAHNVLGLFEHVNALCGTLSEVCTQQSCPHMSFPGTSKAIYTDERGKRQVYPAVQYIDCVITQCESMSRQEEIFPTKYGNKFNGNFEPAVKKMLSHLFHCMGHMYLKHWDVLGALQLRPQCAIVFAHIAELGRTFSLLDAKDQEQVDECVTEVRPILPVLSQTLSLDDPDHPHDGDRSSRVPSSKSGSWGGYPSPAVLSCKAYAQTC from the exons ATGACAGAAgtatgtgtatgtgtgtatgTATGTGTGGTAGAGGTAGTAGTGTATTATTCTTTCTACTTcccttcatcttcatcatcatcatcttttcTTCC ccGTTCACGTCGGAGCAAGGAGAGAACCGCAACGACTGGAACGGGTGGAGCGGCAGTCGCAAGTGCAGCCGATCGAATGTCAAAACGTGTCGCGTCAGCATCGTTGGCAGTCAGGCCACAGGCAAAATCGTCGGATTTAATGTGCGTCTGCGATTCGATTGATGGAAAT ACGGTTGCCAAGATCACAAGTCTTCCAGAAGGCATCGAAAAGCGAGAATGGATTGCTCACAACGTTCTCGGACTTTTCGAGCATGTAAACGCTTTGTGTGGAACGTTATCAGAGGTGTGCACCCAACAATCGTGCCCTCACATGAGCTTTCCGGGCACGAGCAAAGCAATTTACACAGACGAACGTGGCAAGCGGCAGGTGTATCCAGCGGTGCAGTACATTGATTGTGTTATCACACAGTGCGAGTCGATGAGCCGACAAGAGGAGATTTTTCCAACTAAATATG gcaACAAATTCAACGGTAACTTTGAGCCGGCGGTGAAGAAAATGCTCAGCCACTTATTTCACTGTATGGGCCACATGTATCTGAAACATTGGGACGTGCTCGGCGCACTGCAACTTCGCCCCCAATGTGCAATTGTGTTTGCGCATATTGCAGAGTTGGGAAGGACATTCAGCCTGCTCGATGCCAAAGATCAAGAGCAAGTTGACGAATGTGTGACGGAG gtgcGCCCAATCCTGCCCGTGCTATCACAAACGTTATCTCTGGACGATCCGGACCATCCACACGACGGTGATCGTTCAAGCCGGGTTCCATCGTCGAAGAGCGGTAGTTGGGGAGGATACCCGTCACCGGCAGTGTTGTCATGCAAAGCTTATGCTCAGACCTGTTGA
- the mob-2 gene encoding Mps One Binder (Mats/MOB1) homolog (Confirmed by transcript evidence) yields MFLCQIFNILEGVQRFIGVCRSRRSKERTATTGTGGAAVASAADRMSKRVASASLAVRPQAKSSDLMCVCDSIDGNTVAKITSLPEGIEKREWIAHNVLGLFEHVNALCGTLSEVCTQQSCPHMSFPGTSKAIYTDERGKRQVYPAVQYIDCVITQCESMSRQEEIFPTKYGNKFNGNFEPAVKKMLSHLFHCMGHMYLKHWDVLGALQLRPQCAIVFAHIAELGRTFSLLDAKDQEQVDECVTEVRPILPVLSQTLSLDDPDHPHDGDRSSRVPSSKSGSWGGYPSPAVLSCKAYAQTC; encoded by the exons ATGTTTctctgccaaattttcaatattctagAAGGTGTTCAGCGATTTATTGGAGTTTG ccGTTCACGTCGGAGCAAGGAGAGAACCGCAACGACTGGAACGGGTGGAGCGGCAGTCGCAAGTGCAGCCGATCGAATGTCAAAACGTGTCGCGTCAGCATCGTTGGCAGTCAGGCCACAGGCAAAATCGTCGGATTTAATGTGCGTCTGCGATTCGATTGATGGAAAT ACGGTTGCCAAGATCACAAGTCTTCCAGAAGGCATCGAAAAGCGAGAATGGATTGCTCACAACGTTCTCGGACTTTTCGAGCATGTAAACGCTTTGTGTGGAACGTTATCAGAGGTGTGCACCCAACAATCGTGCCCTCACATGAGCTTTCCGGGCACGAGCAAAGCAATTTACACAGACGAACGTGGCAAGCGGCAGGTGTATCCAGCGGTGCAGTACATTGATTGTGTTATCACACAGTGCGAGTCGATGAGCCGACAAGAGGAGATTTTTCCAACTAAATATG gcaACAAATTCAACGGTAACTTTGAGCCGGCGGTGAAGAAAATGCTCAGCCACTTATTTCACTGTATGGGCCACATGTATCTGAAACATTGGGACGTGCTCGGCGCACTGCAACTTCGCCCCCAATGTGCAATTGTGTTTGCGCATATTGCAGAGTTGGGAAGGACATTCAGCCTGCTCGATGCCAAAGATCAAGAGCAAGTTGACGAATGTGTGACGGAG gtgcGCCCAATCCTGCCCGTGCTATCACAAACGTTATCTCTGGACGATCCGGACCATCCACACGACGGTGATCGTTCAAGCCGGGTTCCATCGTCGAAGAGCGGTAGTTGGGGAGGATACCCGTCACCGGCAGTGTTGTCATGCAAAGCTTATGCTCAGACCTGTTGA
- the mob-2 gene encoding Mps one binder kinase activator-like 2 (Confirmed by transcript evidence) — MSETLPNPDSSTATDRSVRSVFGNFRQLFSSCSFMRRKSSGVPIDDKLQQLHQQFSTENEDRSRRSKERTATTGTGGAAVASAADRMSKRVASASLAVRPQAKSSDLMCVCDSIDGNTVAKITSLPEGIEKREWIAHNVLGLFEHVNALCGTLSEVCTQQSCPHMSFPGTSKAIYTDERGKRQVYPAVQYIDCVITQCESMSRQEEIFPTKYGNKFNGNFEPAVKKMLSHLFHCMGHMYLKHWDVLGALQLRPQCAIVFAHIAELGRTFSLLDAKDQEQVDECVTEVRPILPVLSQTLSLDDPDHPHDGDRSSRVPSSKSGSWGGYPSPAVLSCKAYAQTC; from the exons ATGTCAGAGACATTACCAAATCCAGACTCATCAACGGCCACTGACAGATCAGTGAGATCCgtattcggaaattttcggcaattgttCAGTAGTTGCAGTTTTATGCGACGTAAAAGCAGTGGCGTTCCAATTGATGACAAATTACAACAGTTGCACCAacagttttcaactgaaaatgaaGA ccGTTCACGTCGGAGCAAGGAGAGAACCGCAACGACTGGAACGGGTGGAGCGGCAGTCGCAAGTGCAGCCGATCGAATGTCAAAACGTGTCGCGTCAGCATCGTTGGCAGTCAGGCCACAGGCAAAATCGTCGGATTTAATGTGCGTCTGCGATTCGATTGATGGAAAT ACGGTTGCCAAGATCACAAGTCTTCCAGAAGGCATCGAAAAGCGAGAATGGATTGCTCACAACGTTCTCGGACTTTTCGAGCATGTAAACGCTTTGTGTGGAACGTTATCAGAGGTGTGCACCCAACAATCGTGCCCTCACATGAGCTTTCCGGGCACGAGCAAAGCAATTTACACAGACGAACGTGGCAAGCGGCAGGTGTATCCAGCGGTGCAGTACATTGATTGTGTTATCACACAGTGCGAGTCGATGAGCCGACAAGAGGAGATTTTTCCAACTAAATATG gcaACAAATTCAACGGTAACTTTGAGCCGGCGGTGAAGAAAATGCTCAGCCACTTATTTCACTGTATGGGCCACATGTATCTGAAACATTGGGACGTGCTCGGCGCACTGCAACTTCGCCCCCAATGTGCAATTGTGTTTGCGCATATTGCAGAGTTGGGAAGGACATTCAGCCTGCTCGATGCCAAAGATCAAGAGCAAGTTGACGAATGTGTGACGGAG gtgcGCCCAATCCTGCCCGTGCTATCACAAACGTTATCTCTGGACGATCCGGACCATCCACACGACGGTGATCGTTCAAGCCGGGTTCCATCGTCGAAGAGCGGTAGTTGGGGAGGATACCCGTCACCGGCAGTGTTGTCATGCAAAGCTTATGCTCAGACCTGTTGA
- the mob-2 gene encoding Mps One Binder (Mats/MOB1) homolog (Confirmed by transcript evidence), translating to MSKRVASASLAVRPQAKSSDLMCVCDSIDGNTVAKITSLPEGIEKREWIAHNVLGLFEHVNALCGTLSEVCTQQSCPHMSFPGTSKAIYTDERGKRQVYPAVQYIDCVITQCESMSRQEEIFPTKYGNKFNGNFEPAVKKMLSHLFHCMGHMYLKHWDVLGALQLRPQCAIVFAHIAELGRTFSLLDAKDQEQVDECVTEVRPILPVLSQTLSLDDPDHPHDGDRSSRVPSSKSGSWGGYPSPAVLSCKAYAQTC from the exons ATGTCAAAACGTGTCGCGTCAGCATCGTTGGCAGTCAGGCCACAGGCAAAATCGTCGGATTTAATGTGCGTCTGCGATTCGATTGATGGAAAT ACGGTTGCCAAGATCACAAGTCTTCCAGAAGGCATCGAAAAGCGAGAATGGATTGCTCACAACGTTCTCGGACTTTTCGAGCATGTAAACGCTTTGTGTGGAACGTTATCAGAGGTGTGCACCCAACAATCGTGCCCTCACATGAGCTTTCCGGGCACGAGCAAAGCAATTTACACAGACGAACGTGGCAAGCGGCAGGTGTATCCAGCGGTGCAGTACATTGATTGTGTTATCACACAGTGCGAGTCGATGAGCCGACAAGAGGAGATTTTTCCAACTAAATATG gcaACAAATTCAACGGTAACTTTGAGCCGGCGGTGAAGAAAATGCTCAGCCACTTATTTCACTGTATGGGCCACATGTATCTGAAACATTGGGACGTGCTCGGCGCACTGCAACTTCGCCCCCAATGTGCAATTGTGTTTGCGCATATTGCAGAGTTGGGAAGGACATTCAGCCTGCTCGATGCCAAAGATCAAGAGCAAGTTGACGAATGTGTGACGGAG gtgcGCCCAATCCTGCCCGTGCTATCACAAACGTTATCTCTGGACGATCCGGACCATCCACACGACGGTGATCGTTCAAGCCGGGTTCCATCGTCGAAGAGCGGTAGTTGGGGAGGATACCCGTCACCGGCAGTGTTGTCATGCAAAGCTTATGCTCAGACCTGTTGA